In a single window of the Balaenoptera acutorostrata chromosome 3, mBalAcu1.1, whole genome shotgun sequence genome:
- the LOC103011738 gene encoding olfactory receptor 4N4C, which yields MKIENSTVVTEFILLGLTQSRNIQLLVFVLILIFYLIILPGNFLIIFTIRSDPGLTAPLYFFLGNLAFLDASYSFIVAPRMLVDFLSEKKVISYRGCITQLFFLHFLGGGEGLLLVVMAFDRYIAICRPLHYSTVMNPRTCYALLLALWLGGFVHSIIQVAFILRLPFCGPNQLDNFFCDVAQVIKLACTDTFLVELLMVFNSGLLTLLCFLGLLASYAVILCRVRGSASEGKSKALSTCTTHVIIIFLMFGPAIFIYTCPFRALSANKVVSFFHTVIFPLMNPVIYTLRNQEVRASMRRVLSRHVIC from the coding sequence ATGAAGATAGAAAATAGCACAGTGGTGACAGAATTCATCCTCCTTGGTCTGACCCAGTCTCGAAATATTCAACTCCTGGTCTTTGTCCTGATCTTAATTTTCTACCTCATCATCCTCCCTGGCAATTTCctcatcatcttcaccatcagGTCAGACCCTGGCCTCACAGCCCCCCTCTACTTCTTTCTGGGCAACTTGGCCTTCCTGGATGCATCCTACTCCTTCATTGTGGCTCCCAGGATGCTGGTGGACTTCCTCTCTGAGAAGAAGGTAATCTCCTATAGAGGCTGCATCACTCAGCTCTTTTTCTTGCACTTccttggaggaggggaggggttaCTCCTTGTTGTGATGGCCTTTGACCGCTACATTGCCATCTGTCGTCCTTTACACTATTCAACTGTCATGAACCCTAGAACCTGTTATGCCTTGCTGTTGGCTCTGTGGCTTGGAGGCTTTGTCCACTCCATTATCCAGGTGGCCTTCATCCTCCGCTTGCCCTTCTGTGGCCCAAACCAGCTGGACAACTTCTTCTGTGATGTGGCACAGGTCATCAAGCTGGCCTGCACTGACACCTTTTTGGTGGAGCTCTTGATGGTCTTCAACAGTGGTCTGCTCACCCTCCTGTGTTTCCTGGGGCTTTTGGCTTCCTATGCAGTCATCCTCTGCCGTGTACGTGGGTCTGCTTCTGAAGGGAAGAGCAAGGCACTGTCCACATGCACCACTCACGTCATCATTATATTTCTCATGTTTGGACCTGCTATCTTTATCTACACTTGCCCCTTCCGAGCCTTATCAGCAAACAAGGTGGTTTCCTTTTTCCACACAGTGATCTTTCCTTTGATGAACCCTGTGATTTACACCCTTCGCAACCAGGAAGTGAGAGCTTCCATGAGGAGAGTATTGAGCCGGCATGTGATTTGTTGA